A genomic window from Macaca mulatta isolate MMU2019108-1 chromosome 19, T2T-MMU8v2.0, whole genome shotgun sequence includes:
- the TSSK6 gene encoding testis-specific serine/threonine-protein kinase 6: MSGDKLLSELGYKLGRTIGEGSYSKVKVATSKKYKGTVAIKVVDRRRAPPDFVNKFLPRELSILRGVRHPHIVHVFEFIEVCNGKLYIVMEAAATDLLQAVQRNGRIPGVQARDLFAQIAGAVRYLHDHHLVHRDLKCENVLLSPDERRVKLTDFGFGRQAHGYPDLSTTYCGSAAYASPEVLLGIPYDPKKYDVWSMGVVLYVMVTGCMPFDDSDIAGLPRRQKRGVLYPEGLELSERCKALIAELLQFSPSARPSAGQVARNCWLRTGDSG; the protein is encoded by the coding sequence ATGTCGGGAGACAAACTTCTGAGCGAACTCGGTTATAAGCTGGGCCGCACAATTGGAGAGGGCAGCTACTCCAAGGTGAAGGTGGCCACATCCAAGAAGTACAAGGGTACCGTGGCCATCAAGGTGGTGGACCGGCGGCGAGCGCCCCCGGACTTCGTCAACAAGTTCCTGCCGCGAGAGCTGTCCATCCTGCGGGGCGTGCGACACCCGCACATCGTGCACGTCTTCGAGTTCATCGAGGTGTGCAACGGGAAACTGTACATCGTGATGGAAGCGGCTGCCACCGACCTGCTGCAAGCCGTGCAGCGCAACGGGCGCATCCCCGGAGTGCAGGCGCGCGACCTCTTCGCGCAGATCGCCGGCGCCGTGCGCTACCTGCACGATCACCACCTGGTGCACCGCGACCTCAAGTGCGAAAACGTGCTGCTGAGCCCGGACGAGCGCCGCGTCAAGCTCACCGACTTCGGGTTCGGCCGCCAGGCCCATGGCTACCCAGACCTGAGCACCACCTACTGCGGCTCAGCCGCCTACGCGTCACCCGAGGTGCTCCTGGGCATCCCCTACGACCCCAAGAAGTATGATGTGTGGAGCATGGGCGTCGTGCTCTACGTCATGGTCACCGGGTGCATGCCCTTCGACGACTCGGACATTGCCGGCCTGCCCCGGCGCCAGAAGCGCGGCGTGCTCTACCCCGAAGGCCTCGAGCTCTCCGAGCGCTGCAAGGCCCTGATCGCCGAGCTGCTGCAGTTCAGCCCGTCCGCCAGGCCCTCGGCGGGCCAGGTAGCGCGCAACTGCTGGCTGCGCACCGGGGACTCTGGCTAG
- the NDUFA13 gene encoding LOW QUALITY PROTEIN: NADH dehydrogenase [ubiquinone] 1 alpha subcomplex subunit 13 (The sequence of the model RefSeq protein was modified relative to this genomic sequence to represent the inferred CDS: deleted 1 base in 1 codon), with the protein MQEPRQFTPCLGERGIKTPQLQPGSVFRPRVRRRSFPALSRSYTSVRGFPGLRRANSSASATLIMAVAVCHFRLGPEVWNTASMEMPKVKQDMPPPGGYGPIDYKRNLPRRGLSGYSMLAIGIGTLLYGHWSIMKWNRERRRLQIEDFEARIALMPLFQAETDRRTLQMLRENLEEEAIIMKDVPDWKVGESVFHTTRWVPPLIGELYGLRTTEEAIHANYGFMWYT; encoded by the exons ATGCAAGAACCAAGGCAATTCACACCCTGTCTGGGAGAAAGA GGAATAAAGACTCCTCAGCTACAGCCTGGCAGCGTATTCCGACCCAGGGTCCGCCGCCGGAGCTTTCCTGCGCTGTCGCGTAGTTACACTAGTGTCCGAGGCTTTCCAGGGCTGCGGCGGGCCAACTCGAGTGCTTCCGCCACACTCATCATGGCGGTGGCAGTATGTCACTTCCGCCTGGGACCGGAAGTGTGGAATACTGCTAGCATGGAGATGCCGAAGGTGAAGCAGGACATGCCCCCGCCGGGGGGCTATGGGCCCATCGACTACAAACGAAACTTGCCGCGTCGAGGACTGTCGG GCTACAGCATGCTGGCCATAGGCATTGGAACCCTGCTGTACGGGCACTGGAGCATAATGAAGTGGAACCGTGAGCGCAG GCGCCTACAGATCGAGGACTTCGAGGCCCGCATCGCGCTGATGCCACTGTTCCAGGCAGAAACTGACCGGAG GACCTTGCAGATGCTTCGGGAGAACCTGGAGGAGGAGGCCATCATCATGAAGGACGTGCCCGACTGGAAG GTGGGAGAGTCTGTGTTCCACACAACCCGCTGGGTGCCCCCCTTGATCGGGGAGCTGTATGGGCTGCGCACCACGGAGGAGGCTATCCATGCCAACTACGGCTTCATGTGGTATACCTAG